The proteins below are encoded in one region of Hordeum vulgare subsp. vulgare chromosome 3H, MorexV3_pseudomolecules_assembly, whole genome shotgun sequence:
- the LOC123444483 gene encoding LRR receptor kinase SERK2, which translates to MELIGIIMTLTFLLSFAASDRQGDALYDMKMKLNATGTQLTDWNQNQVNPCTWNSVICDSNNNVVQVTLASMGFTGVLSPRIGDLEHLNVLSLPGNKITGGIPEQLGNLSSLTSLDLEENLLVGEIPASLGHLSKLQLLILSQNRLSGTVPDTLATISSLTDIRLAYNNLSGPIPAQLFQVARYNFSGNNLTCGANFAHPCASSASYQGASRGSKIGVVLGTVGGVIGLLIIGALFVICNGRRKGHLREVFVDVSGEDDRRIAFGQLKRFAWRELQLATDNFSEKNVLGQGGFGKVYKGSLPDGTKIAVKRLTDYESPGGEAAFLREVELISVAVHRNLLRLIGFCTTQTERLLVYPFMQNLSVAYRLREFKPGEPVLDWNARKRVAIGTARGLEYLHEHCNPKIIHRDVKAANVLLDEGFEPVVGDFGLAKLVDVQKTSVTTQVRGTMGHIAPEYLSTGKSSERTDVFGYGIMLLEVVTGQRAIDFSRLEEEDDVLLLDHVKKLQREGNLDAIVDRNLNNSFDRQEVEMMMQIALLCTQGSPEDRPSMSEVVRMLEGEGLAERWEEWQQVEVTRREDYERMQQRFDWGEDSIYNQDAVELSAGR; encoded by the exons ATGGAGCTGATCGGCATCATTATGACTTTGACATTTCTGCTCTCATTTGCAGCGTCTGATCGCCAAG GTGATGCATTATATGATATGAAAATGAAGCTGAACGCTACTGGCACACAGCTTACAGATTggaatcaaaatcaagtgaatccttgCACTTGGAATTCTGTTATTTGTGACAGTAACAATAATGTTGTGCAAGT AACATTGGCTTCTATGGGGTTCACTGGAGTTCTGTCGCCAAGAATTGGAGACCTTGAGCATTTGAATGTTCT GTCCTTGCCTGGTAACAAGATTACCGGTGGCATACCCGAGCAGCTTGGCAACCTATCTAGTTTGACAAGCTTAGATTTGGAAGAAAACCTGCTGGTTGGAGAAATCCCAGCTTCTCTTGGCCATCTTTCGAAGCTCCAACTCTT GATACTAAGTCAAAACAGACTAAGTGGAACTGTTCCTGATACACTGGCAACCATCTCAAGCTTGACGGACAT TCGGTTGGCCTACAATAATCTCTCCGGTCCAATACCTGCTCAACTATTTCAAGTTGCACGTTACAA CTTTTCTGGGAATAACTTGACTTGTGGAGCTAACTTTGCTCATCCTTGTGCATCAAGTGCGTCTTACCAAG GTGCATCCCGTGGTTCGAAAATAGGCGTTGTCCTTGGAACAGTTGGTGGAGTGATAGGGCTACTCATAATAGGGGCTCTGTTTGTTATCTGTAATGGAAGGAGAAAAGGTCATCTGCGTGAAGTTTTTGTGGATGTATCAG GTGAGGATGACCGAAGAATTGCATTTGGGCAGTTGAAAAGGTTTGCATGGCGAGAATTACAACTCGCTACTGATAACTTCAGTGAGAAAAATGTTCTTGGACAGGGGggctttggaaaagtatataaagGATCACTTCCAGATGGCACTAAGATAGCCGTAAAGCGGTTAACTGATTATGAAAGTCCTGGTGGGGAGGCTGCCTTCCTGCGTGAAGTTGAGCTCATTAGTGTTGCAGTTCATCGGAATCTTTTAAGATTGATTGGGTTCTGTACAACACAAACAGAACGTCTACTTGTTTATCCTTTCATGCAGAATCTTAGCGTAGCCTACCGTTTGCGAG AATTTAAACCTGGGGAACCGGTATTAGACTGGAACGCAAGGAAACGAGTGGCTATAGGCACAGCGCGTGGACTGGAGTACCTGCACGAGCACTGCAATCCTAAGATCATACACCGTGATGTCAAGGCTGCGAATGTCTTGCTTGATGAAGGTTTCGAACCAGTTGTCGGCGACTTTGGCCTTGCAAAGTTGGTGGATGTACAGAAGACATCTGTGACCACTCAAGTCCGAGGGACTATGGGTCACATTGCACCAGAATATCTGTCCACAGGGAAGTCATCTGAGAGAACTGATGTTTTTGGCTATGGTATAATGCTTCTTGAAGTGGTCACAGGGCAGCGCGCCATTGACTTTTCACGtctggaagaagaagatgacgtgTTATTACTTGATCAT GTCAAGAAGCTACAAAGGGAAGGGAATCTAGACGCCATCGTGGACCGCAACCTGAACAACAGCTTCGACAGGCAGGAGGTGGAGATGATGATGCAGATCGCGCTGCTGTGCACCCAGGGGTCGCCCGAGGACCGGCCGTCCATGTCGGAGGTGGTAAGGATGCTGGAAGGGGAAGGCCTGGCGGAGCGGTGGGAGGAGTGGCAGCAGGTGGAGGTGACGAGGAGGGAGGATTACGAGCGGATGCAGCAGCGGTTCGACTGGGGCGAGGACTCCATCTACAACCAGGACGCCGTGGAACTGTCCGCCGGCAGATAG